TCCATTTTATTGCAGGATCCTAGCTTTACAAACAAAGTCAGCTTCCTAAGGCTTCACATATGGCAATAGAGGAAAGTTTGGTTAGGACATGTTTAATGCTTATTGTTTTGAGATTATATGAATTTATAATGATGAACACCTGGTCATTTAACTTGGAGAGTTACGTGTAGAGGTCTGCAACTGACCACTGTTACTTCTTCTGAATTCCCCCCATTGTCTTAACACATGGGAAAGCCTTTGTTGCTGCAACTCCCAAGCTGCGTCAGAAAGTAGACTGTATGAGACATACcacaaattttaagaaaatatatccTAACAACAGACAGCAGTAGAGGTGATGTTTGAAGTGCAGAGCATAACCCATCGTGTGAAATGCGCTATAACGCGCAATTGTATATCGAATGTGAGAaaaaaagaggaagaggaaCACGGGCGTACACATGCATTTCCATGAGACTTCCCTGGCCTATTGGTAAACTCTAATGGCAGGAatgtttttctatatttttaggGAATTCATTCTTTAAAAATCTTGATTGGATGAATAAtagtttttggaaaaacaaaaacaaaaaaataatccaaaaaccacaaacaatGATCCTCTAAAATATGTTCTTTAGTTTTTGTAGGTTACGTTTCCTTCTTTCTATAGGGCATCTGCCACgtatttttctttcatttttctccaaaattaaaacatcatttattgttcttgtaatttgtttttttttttgcagatatgcttcaataaattattttttcctctTGTTATTTTCCACCTCACCAAAACTTCacttgaaaaaattcaaaactactTATTTCTTCACTACcactatcatttttatttactttttatttttctggtacattttttatataataacaatcCAAATGCATGTTTAATAATTTCAGGCAATGGACTtttgtatgtttatttttattgattatatCATCATTTAAAGTgtgataataatatatattttgaaatttattatattaaatatataatagtatttttaaaaaattattatccccgttaaattattttctaaatccgTCACTAAGCTGCATcaattaaatatcataaatCAAATTAATAGGCCTAATTCGCCTGAATTCAATGACACATTTGGTGTAAATATCATCTATTGACCCCCTTTACATGCGTTCAAGTCCACTCTCTGACCCCTAcatttaattttacttttaaaatttgttatttaatttttgtaggttacgtttcatttttttgtataaaGTATCAGCCATATAggttttctttcctttttcaccaaaattaaaaacatcaaTTATTGATTGTCTTTGTAATTTGTTTTACTTTTGCAGATATGcttacataaattattttttcttcttcttgttataTTTTGCCTCATAAAAACGTCACTTGACAAAATTCAAAGCTACTTATTTCTTCATTAccaatatcatttttattattattatttttgtacaatttattatataatagcaATCATATgcatgtttaataattttaaacagtgaacttttgtatatttattttattgggaTTTTCATCATTTAAAGtgtgaataatatatatttctgaaatttattatattaaatatataatagcattttatttgaaatataaccccaattaaattattttctgaaTCTGCCACTGAGCGTTTTAAATATCAGAAAATCAAGTTAGTATGCCTAGTTCACATGAATTCAATGACACATTTGGTGTAAATATCCTCTTTTGACCCTCTTAACATGTGTTAAGTCCACTCTCTCACCATAcatttaattttacttttttaaattggttatttagtttttatagtTATCTTTTTTTATAACTACTATGTGATCTCAAAGGCTTTCTATGCTCAAGGACTAATCACACGAGATCCATAAAAATCCATGTTTTCTTGCAACTTAACGTGTCTATGGGTGGTCAAGGAGAACCAAGGGCGGAAGCTCCAGCCGAATCTAGGACATAAGCTCTAGCTGGAACTCTTTTATCACTAAGCCAAAACCACTTGGTTTCGTTTTTGTAGGTTATGTTTCCTTTTATGTATAAAGTATCTGCGATAtagtttttctttcctttttcaccaaaactaaaatattattcacTGTTCTTGtaatttgttttactttttgCAGATATGCTTCTACAAACCTCACTTGACAAAATTCAAAACTACTTATTTTTTCATTAccaatatcatttttatttactttttatttttttgtacaacTTTTTGTATAATAACAATCAAATgcatgtttaataattttagacAATGAACTTTGTATGTTTATCTTTTTTGAGATTATCATCATTTCAAGTgtgataataatatatattttgaatttattttattaatatatattaatattttattttattgaatttaTTTGATCAGAAATCAAATTAGTGGGTCTAGTTCACTTAAATTTAGTGGCACATTTGGtgtaaatatcatttattaacCCCCTAACATGCGTTGAAGTCCACTCTCTGACCCATACATttaattatacttttaaaaaattggttATTTAGTTTTGTAGGTTTAGGTTCCGTTTCCTTTTTTGTATAAAGTATCTgccacatatttttttttctttttttactaaaattaaaacatcGTTATTGTTCTTGtaatttgttttactttttgCAGAATATGCttccataaattattttttcttcttgttataTTTTCGcctccccaaaacctcatttgaCAATATTCAAAGGGCTTAtttgtaaaaaccaaaaaaaaagcaaagttAGTTTTTTAAAGAGATgctagagagagatagaaacaGAAAAGTAGAGAGTGTGTGTGTCTTTGGTTACTTAGTCGATATTGGTTTTTTTAGTGATGATCTTATTACTAAATTTTACCGTTAATACTGCATATATTCCTAAATTTTACTGTTAATACTGCTAATATTCCTAGATTTTATGGGTGCAATTTCTCATATTCAAAACTACTTATTTCTTCTTTACcactatcatttttattttttggtacaattatttatataataacaatcaAATGCATGTTTAATAATCTTAGACAATGAACTTTTGAATGTTTATTATATTGATTATATCATCATTAAAGtgtgataataatatttttttaaatttattatattaaatatataatatcattttatttaattatgtcTCCGGGTAAATTATCTTCTGAATTCGCCATCAGAAAGAAATTAGAGATATGGACAATACCTagtgacaaaaaaagaaaaagagagatatgGATAAGACCACTAGGAGAAGTAGTAgcaacaaagttccaaaccaCAAGTAGTGAGTGCAAAGAAAATATCTATACACCGTATGGAAAAAAATGATCTCATAAAAGAACGTAGATGGTATCATGCCGTAGCGATATCTGGGGGTAAATCATTTCGTTATTAATGTTATCTTTATCGATCTATCTAAGCCAGGATTATCTAAATGTGCTAGAAGGATTTGTACCACTGCGACATGATACCATCCAGGTTGTATCCAAACCATAAGAGTCCACGGAAACAACTAGACACCCAATAATTGGAGAGTGGGATCTTGTAGGCATTTTTTGTTCCCTTCGGAGCTATACAGAAAGAGATCATATATTCAGTAGCAAGCATCTTTCAAATTCAACAAGGCAGATCCGTAAAATCACATAGCAGTTAATCTAGCCTAGTTTAATGTCATAATAATTGCACACTGTTCATGCATTTTTAGTATATACTCATtccgttttattttaattatcgtTTTAGATTTGGACACacagattaaaatatatttaattttgtatatttactaaatGAAAATACTATTACCAATACATCTAACcatattttaaccaataaaaaatagattaaaatataaagtcaataaattttgtattaaaaactataaatgacatttattatgaaacaaaaattttattctATAATGAGTCAATGACATTTAAATTGAAACAGAAAGATAATAGTTTGGTACTTTTTCTAATTCAAGTAAGACATGCTTGCTGATTTGTGTGATTAACCTCTGTTTATCTATAATTGAATATTTAAGATAAAATCTAAGAGATATACACATTTATTTGGATTTAAATCTGATGATCTGTTACTAATTTTACTGTTAATACGCTAATATTCGTAGATTTTATTTGCCTCAAATCATTACTTCCCCGGTAATGTCAAGATCCTATCCTGTAATGTTCCCAGTGTAATCATCCATGACCTTCAAATTCAGATTGATATTTTTCCAAAACTACCACCAATCATATCAATTTCATCCCAAACAAACAAGGaaattgaaactttttttatcacctaaaaaggaaatagaatcaaataaataaacttaaaagGCAAGGAATCTTCTTATTTAGTTAATAGAATATAAATTTCCCGAATTAGTCAaaagctttaaaaataaaaatgttatcctCGTCAGCACTTACAACTATTATATAATGCTCCCGCCAATTGCCAAATCCCAACATTCAGACAACCCATGAAAATCATGGAACTCGACTCNNNNNNNNNNNNNNNNNNNNNNNNNNNNNNNNNNNNNNNNNNNNNNNNNNNNNNNNNNNNNNNNNNNNNNNNNNNNNNNNNNNNNNNNNNNNNNNNNNNNCGAGAGGAGCGAGCTCGGAGAGATCCTATCGAGAGATCTATCGCGAGATcttcgctctctctctctcctctctctctctcttctctctctctctcttctcctctatctcttctctctctctctctttattctttaACAGTAACCTGGTACTTTCATCTTTATGTtacaccatttttttttaaaagaccaTGGGGATATTGTATAGCCCCAAAAAAACAATAGATTTActttatatgaatatatgttGAATGTTCTTAACAGCGCAGAGATAGCTATGTTACTATTCATCACCATACCCTAAAGATAGCATCACGCATAAAGTGAAGTATAAAAACGGCATTATTACGAACACAAGCGATGCCGGATGGTAATTCTCAGTGGCTGtttcagaaaatatttaatagtcataatttgaataaaatattattatatatttaatataatagatttcaaaaatgtatattattgtcacactttaataataatattatcaaTAAAACAAACCTACAAAAGTTCATTTCGaatattgttattatataaaaaactgtgccaaaaaaataaaaaagtaaataaaaatgatagtgGTAACGAAAAAAACAAGTAGCTTTAAATTTTGTCAATTGAAGTTTTGGTGAGGCGAAAATATATTAagaggaaaaaataatttatagaagCATATCTGCTAAAAgcaatgttttgaaaaccggaccGGTCACTGACTCGGAATTATCATTTGGGCGACTGGTCAGATCGGTCTAACCGGTTCACcgggttttatatatatacataaatttagaAACCTTTAGtattataaatgaaaaatataattaaataactattaaataaaaattaggcGTGATCACTATTGTTTTTAGGCGTGATCACTATTGTTTTTAGTGGtgtatatataacttataataaaatgattgaCCATGAATgaacaaataatttatagtattatgtATAACGAAAAGAAGGAAACAAATGTACTACCAATCTTGAAAAGGGAAAGAAATTATTATGGTTTTCAAACGAAAAACGCCTAAGAACTTGAATCAGTTAAGAAGTTaccattttatttcaaaaactaATGAAATTACGTAAGTATTTGTTGAACCGGTTTTTTTCACTGACCCGAGTCACCGGTTTAGCCGGTTTTTTAACCGGTTTTGGCGGTTTAGTTCAAATCCGAGTTTTAACTCAACCCGGACTCGGTTTACTAAACGATTCACGGTTGGACCGGTCCCAACCGGCCGGTCCGGTCCGGTTTTCAAAACCCTGGCTAAAAGTAAAACAAATTACGAGAACAATAAATGATGTTTTAGTTTGGTGAAAACGGAAAGATAATTATGTAGATGCTTTGTAAAAAAAGAAATGTAACTTACAAAAACTAAAGAACCattttaaaaagtcaaattAAATGTATGGTCATAGAGGTGACTTAAACGCATGTTAGAGAAGTTTAATAGAGGATAATTACACCAAATGTGGCATTGAATTTAGATAAACCAACTAATTGATTTCTGATATTTAACTTAGACTAGTAGCGGAGTCCCGCCCAAGCACGGAGTTTCTAAGTTGTTTATTTTAAGTTGTTATTTTTCGTGATAGTCAGACTATTGGTAATTTTGCATTGTATTCTTAACTTTCTAGATTTGTATATATAGTGATGGAGATGTAGGAGTTGCCAGAAGCTAAGGGAAAAAGTATGTTATTGTATTAGTACATAACACTTTGATATATGACTACCCTTTGTGGGTCGGTGGttattctcttttgttttttttactgtcacccaaaataaaatacaatattatatcCATTTCACTTATTGTATTGTGTTCAGTGAggtgactttttttttgtgttcataGATgccgtttttttttattttaactgaACTTTTTCTTATCAACTCCCCTAACTAGTAATTGGGCAGTGACTTAGACAGTGAGTATAGTATTCTGATATGCAATAGGAGGGAAAAAAGCAGCCATGTAAATGAATTGTTGCTGCTAGAAAAGTAAGTCTATGGTATTAGTTAGTCTGGCACAGTGAGTTGTGTCATTTGGTATTGAAGGCAAAATATGTAGCATTGTCTTTCCATCTTTAACAGCCAACCCAATTGATACCTGAGAAGTTGTGCGTTTAGTGTGAATTTTATTCAAACTTGGACATGGCTTGGGCtctgaatatatatatgattactgGTACTATGACACTGGTGATATGGGTAATACACATTTGTTGCAGCGTAATGCAGTCCTAGATTTTACCAACTTGTGCTGCAACCTGTGGAACCATCCATTTTATTGCAGGATCCTAGCTTACAAAACAAAGTCAGCTTCCTAAGGCTTCACATATGGCAATAGAGGAAAGTTTGGTTAGGACATGTTTAATGCTTATTGTTGAGATTATATGAATTATAATGATGAACACCTGGTCATTTAACTTGAGAGTTACGTGTAGAGGTCGCAACTGACCACTGTTACTTCTTCTGATTCCCCCCATTGTCTTAACACATGGGAAAGCCTTTGTTGCTGCAACTCCCAAGCTGCGTCAGAAAGTAGGACTGTATGAGACATACcacaaattttaagaaaatatccTAACAACAGACAGCAGTAGAGGTGATGTTTGAAGTGCAGAGCATAACCCATCGTTGAAATGCGCTATAACGCGCAATTGTATATCGAATGTGAGAaaaaaagaggaagaggaaCACGGGCGTACACATGCATTTCCATGAGACTTCCCTGGCCTATTGGTTAAACTCTAATGGCAGGAtggtttttctatattttagggAATTCATTCTTAAAAATCTTGATTGGATGAATAatagttttggaaaaaaaaaaacaaaaaaataacaaaaaaccaCAAACAATGATCCTCTAAAATATGTTCTTTAGTTTTTGTAGGTTACGTTTCCTTCTTTCTATAGGGCATCTGCCACgtatttttctttcatttttctccaaaattaaaacatcatttattgttcttgtaatttgttttttttttgcagatatgcttcaataattattttttcctcTTGTTATTTTCCACCTCACCAAAACTTCacttgaaaaaaattcaaaactacaTTTCTTCACTACcactatcatttttatttactttttatttttctggtacattttatataataaacaaTCCAAATGCATGTTTAAAATTTCAGGCAATGGACTtttgtatgtttatttattgattatattcatttaaagtgtgataataatatatattttgaaatttattatattaaatatataatagtatttttaaaaaattattatccccgttaaattattttctaaatccgTCACTAAGCTGCATcaattaaatatcataaatcaaaattaatagGCCTAATTCGCCTGAATTCAATGACACATTTGGTGTAAATATCATCTATTGACCCCTTTACATGCGTTCAAGTCCACTCTCTGACCCTACatttaatttacttttaaaatttgttattaattttgtaGGTTacgtttcatttttttgtataaaGTATCAGCCATATAggttttctttcctttttcaccaaaattaaaacatcaattaTTGATTGTCTTTGTAATTTGTTTACTTTTGCAGATATgcttacataaaatttattctTCTTTGTTATTTTTGCCTCATAAAAACGTCACTTGACAAAAATTCAAAGCTACTTATTTCTCATTAccaatatcatttttattattatatttttgtacaaattattatataatagcaATCATATgcatgtttaataattttaaacagtgaacttttgtatatattatttattgggATTTTCATCATTAAAGtgtgaataatatatatttctgaaatttattatattaatatataatagcaTTTATTGAAATATAACcccaattaaattattttctgaaTCTGCCACTGAGCGTTTTAAATATCAGAAATCAAGTTAGTATGCCTAGTTCACATGAATTCAATGACACATTTGGTGTAAATATCCTCTTTGACCCTCTTAACATGTGTTTAAGTCCACTCTCTCACCCATacattaattttacttttttaaattggtattagtttttatattatcttttttttataactacTATGTGATCTCAAAGGCTTTCTATGCTCAAGGACTAATCACCACGAGATCCATAAAAATCCATGTTTCTTGCAAATTAAACGTGTCTATGGGTGGTCAGGAGAACCAAGGGCGGAAAGCTCCAGCCGAATCTAGGACATAAGCTCTAGCTGGAACTCTTTTATCACTAAGCCAAAACCACTTGGTTTCGTTTTGTAGGTTATGTTCCTTTTATGTATAAAGTATCTGCGATAtagtttttctttcctttttcaccaaaactaaaatattattcacTGTTCTTGtaatttgttttactttttgCAGATATGCTTCTACAAACCTCACTtgacaaaattcaaaaaacttatttttcattaccaatatcatttttattactttatttttgtaCAACTTTTTGTATAATAACAATCAAATgcatgtttaataattttagacAATGAACTTTGTATGTTATCTTTTTGAGATTATCATCATTTCAAGTgtgataataatatatattttgaatttattttattaatatatattaatattttattttatgaatttatttGATCAGAAATCAAATTAGTGGGTCTAGTTCACTAAATTAGTGGCACATTTGGtgtaaatatcatttattaacCCCCTAACATGCGTTGAAGTCCACTCTCTGACCCATACatttaattatactttttaaaaattggttATTTAGTTTTTGTAGGTTAcgtttcctttttttataaagtatctgccacatatttttttttctttttttactaaaattaaaacatcGTTTATTGTTCTTGTAATTTGTTTACTTTGCAGATATGCttccataaattatttttttcttgttatattTTCGCCTCACCAAAACCTCATTTGACAATATTCAAAGGGCTTATTtgttaaataaccaaaaaaaaagcaaagttAGTTTTTTAAAGAGATgctagagagagatagaaacaGAAAAGTAGAGAGTGTGTGTGTCTTGGTTACTTAGTCGATATTGGTTTTTTAGTGATGATCTTATTACTAAATTTACCGTTAATACTGCATATATTCCTAAATTTTACTGTTAATACTGCTAATATTCCTAGATTTTATGGGGTGCAATTTCTCATATTCAAAACTACTTATTTCTTCTTTAccactatattttttattttttggtacaattatttatataataacaatcaAATGCATGTTTAATAATCTTAGACAATGAACTTTTGAATGTTTATTATATTGATTATATCATCATTTAAAGTgtgataataatatatttttaaatttattatattaaatatataatatctttattTAATTATGTCTCGGGGTTAAATTATCTTCTGAATTCGCCATCAGAAAGAAATAGAGATATGGACAATACctagtgacaaaaaaaagaaaaagagagagatggaAAGACCACTAGGAGAAGTAGTAgcaacaaagttccaaaccaCAAGTAGTGAGtgcaaagaaaatatatatacacgtaTGGAAAAAAATGATCTCATAAAAGAACGTAGATGGTATCATGCCGTAGCGATATCTGGGTAAATCATTTCGTTATTAATGTTATCTTATCGATCTATCTAAGCCAGGATTATCTAAATGTGCTAGAAGGATTTGTACCACTGCGACATGATACCATCCAGGTTGTATCCAAACCATAAGAGTCCACGGAAACAACTAGACACCCAATAATTGAGAGAGGGGATCTTGTAGGCATTTTTTGTTCCCTTCGGAGCTATACAGAAAGAAGATCATATATTCAGTAGCAAGCATCTTTCAAATTCAACAAGGCAGATCCGTAAAATCACATAGCAGTTAATCTAGCCTAGTTTAATGTCATAATAATTGCACACTGTTCATGCATTTTTAGTATATACTCATtccgttttattttaattatcgtTTTAGATTTGGACACacagattaaaatatatttaatttgtatatttactaaatGAAAATACTATTACCAATACATCTAACcatattttaaccaataaaaatagattaaaatataaagtcaataaattttgtattaaaactataaaatgacatttattatgaaacaaaaattttattctATAATGAGTCAATGACATTTAAATTGAAACAGAAAGATAATAGTTTGGTACTTTTTCTAATTCAAGTAAGACATGCTTGCTGATTTGTGTGATTAACCTCTGTTATCTATAATTGAATATTTAAGATAAAATCTAAGAGATATACACATTTATTTGGATTTAAATCTGATGATCTGTTACTAAATTTTACTGTAATACTGCTAATATTCGTAGATTTTATTTGCCTCAAATCATTACTCCCCGGTAATGTCAAGATCCTATCCTGTAATGTTCCCAGTGTAATCATCCATGACCTTCAAATTCAGATTGATATTTTTCCAAAACTACCACCAATCATATCAATTTCATCCCAAACAAACAAGGaaattgaaactttttttatcacctaaaaaggaaatagaatcaaataaataaacttaaaagGCAAGGAATCTTCTTATTTAGTTAATAGAATATAAATTTCCCGAATTAGTCAaaagctttaaaaataaaaatgttatcctCGTCAGCACTTACAACTATTATATAATGCTCCCGCCAATTGCCAAATCCCAAACATTCAGACAACCCATGAAAATCATGAACTCGACTCTAGTCTTCTTCTCATtcttcctcctctctctcttctgcTTATCAGCTTTAGCCGAGACCTCTCAAGCTTCTGATGGCTCAACCATCTTGTTCACAACAATGGGTAGCTCCACTTTCGAGTTCGACATCTTCACCCTCCCCACCAGCCGTCGTCCTCCATCTCCTTCCGATGAGCACCGTCTCACCGACAGAAAATCCATCAACTTTAACGGCCACTTAGCCTCTCCTTCTCCGGCGCTAATCTCCCTTCTTCCCAATACATCCGGGATCCAGCCACAAGACAAGTCTCTTCTCCATCTCATCTACGTCACCGAGAGAGACGGCGCGCCTACTTTACACTACGACGTCGTTCACGGCGATAATAAAGGAACCAGGGTTCAAGTCCCGTTACTGTCAGAGCAACAGAGCGGCATGAGTGTAAACTCGATGAAAGACACTCCCGTCGTAACCAACGAGCATCTTGTCTACGTGTCGACTCACGAGAACTCCGGTAAGCCCATGGCGAGTTGGGCCGCGGTCTACTCAACCGAGTTACGAACTAAAGCGACTCAGCAGCGGCTGACGCCTCCTGGAATCGCTGATTTCTCTCCGGCTGTGTCTCCGTCCGGGAACTGGACCGCCGTGGCTTCCTACGGAGAGAAAGGTTGGAGTATTGTATCGAAGGAGCTTAGCACGGACATCTACGTTTTCCTGACTCGCGACGGGACTCAGCGAGTCAAGGTGGTTGAGCAAGGAGGATGGCCGAGATGGACCGACGAGTCGACTCTTTATTTCCACCGCAAAAGCGACGACGGTTGGATCAGCGTGTACCGTGCGGTTTTACCGAAAACCGGACCGGtttccaccaaaaccgtaaCGGTTCAACGAGTCACGCCTGCTGGTCTTCACGCGTTCACACCAGCCACGTCACCGAACAACAACGACTTCATCGCTGTGGCTACAAGGAGGCCAGAATCTGAAATCCGCCACGTGGAGCTTTTCGACTTGAAGAAGAACGAGTTCGTCGAGCTGACTCGTCTCCTGTCTCCGAAGAGTCATCACTTCAACCCGTTCCTTTCCCCTGACTCGTCCCGAGTCGGGTACCATACCTGCAGAGGCGACAAAACGGGACGAACGAACCCTCACAATCTCCTCCAAAAGCTCAAAACCACTTCTGAGGATTTATCTCTCTTCAGATTCGACGGCGCGTTCCCGTCTCTCTCCCCCGAAGGCGATCGGTTCGCGTTCGTCACGTTCACGGGAGTTTTCGTAGTGAACCAAGACGCTTCCGGTCTACGCCAGATTCTCCCAAATATTGGATTCGGAACGGTTTGGGATCCGGTTCGACGCGGGATCGTGTACACAAGCTCAGATCCCAGTCTTAATCTCACAGTTCCCGGCTTAGTAGGGACACATAAAATCAATATCCTCGCCGTTAACGTCGACGCACGAAACCCGTCAGCCGCCGTTAAAAAACTAACGACCGGCGGCCAAAACAACGCCTTCCCGTGGCCATCACCCGACGGTAAACGCATCGTGTTCCGGTCTGACCGGTCCGGTACGAAAAACCTTTACATTATGGACGCGGAGAAGGGCGAAGCCGGTGGTTTGTTCAGACTAACCAACGGTAACTGGAACGACACGATTGCCACTTGGTCTCCAGACAATAACTGGATCGTGTTCGCATCGAACCGGGAATATATTGGTACGTTATTGATGGATTTGTATGTGGTTCACCCGGATGGGACCGGTTTAAGGAAGGTGGCGCAAAACTTAACCGGTGGAGTATCCATGCATCCCATGTTTAGTCCAGACAGTAAAAGAATCGTGTTCACTACTACTTATGCTGCTATTTCAGCAGAGCCTATTGGTAATCCCAAGTTTAACGTCGCGAGTAGTGAGATTTTTACTGTGAATTTGGATGGTTCTGATTTCATGAGGCTCACCCACAACTCGGTTGAAGATGGACCACCTTTGTGGTTTCCGAAGATCAAAGCTACTGGTGATGTGGCCTGGCCCAAGAGGTTTGGGGCT
This genomic interval from Brassica napus cultivar Da-Ae chromosome A6, Da-Ae, whole genome shotgun sequence contains the following:
- the LOC106347375 gene encoding uncharacterized protein LOC106347375, with protein sequence MKIMNSTLVFFSFFLLSLFCLSALAETSQASDGSTILFTTMGSSTFEFDIFTLPTSRRPPSPSDEHRLTDRKSINFNGHLASPSPALISLLPNTSGIQPQDKSLLHLIYVTERDGAPTLHYDVVHGDNKGTRVQVPLLSEQQSGMSVNSMKDTPVVTNEHLVYVSTHENSGKPMASWAAVYSTELRTKATQQRLTPPGIADFSPAVSPSGNWTAVASYGEKGWSIVSKELSTDIYVFLTRDGTQRVKVVEQGGWPRWTDESTLYFHRKSDDGWISVYRAVLPKTGPVSTKTVTVQRVTPAGLHAFTPATSPNNNDFIAVATRRPESEIRHVELFDLKKNEFVELTRLLSPKSHHFNPFLSPDSSRVGYHTCRGDKTGRTNPHNLLQKLKTTSEDLSLFRFDGAFPSLSPEGDRFAFVTFTGVFVVNQDASGLRQILPNIGFGTVWDPVRRGIVYTSSDPSLNLTVPGLVGTHKINILAVNVDARNPSAAVKKLTTGGQNNAFPWPSPDGKRIVFRSDRSGTKNLYIMDAEKGEAGGLFRLTNGNWNDTIATWSPDNNWIVFASNREYIGTLLMDLYVVHPDGTGLRKVAQNLTGGVSMHPMFSPDSKRIVFTTTYAAISAEPIGNPKFNVASSEIFTVNLDGSDFMRLTHNSVEDGPPLWFPKIKATGDVAWPKRFGASCAFEDFKSQNTTVKMNKRSLMCPSQ